Part of the Primulina huaijiensis isolate GDHJ02 chromosome 15, ASM1229523v2, whole genome shotgun sequence genome is shown below.
AAATTCAGGGTGTGTTGAGTAGGGATGATAAATTTAAGTTGAGACGCGAGATAATAGTCATTCATTTTCACTCATTAACAAATGAGTGTTTATGTTAGTGTCAGTCAATTGTTTGTTACGTATATATTTGgttataataagaaaatttcTCCAAATATTTAGATCATTTCATTCTATCTCATAGTGCGGCTCATTTTAATGAGATCCAATTCTTACCTTGCACTTTTTACCTTATGCTCTAGGCATTTTTTACACCTTAGGGCTTCTTGTGCTTCTAATAAATATAGACCAACAAAATATAAGAGATACTGCAATTGTCTGTTATATGCTTCAACTACACGAATATGTCATTACATATGTGGATTGTGACAATTCTAAGTTGTGGAGTCATTTATGCTGTGTTTCATCAGTTATGCTAAAGTTAGTCTTTGAGTTAGATGATTGATAACATTTTGAATTCATATACATGATGCTGGCAGAGCTTGCCAAGTAATCAAATATGCATACATTACAAAAAACAATCTGAACTCTCAATCCTTAAGGAAAATTTAATGATATCAAACGTGAACCAACGTATTTGGCTGTGTAATTCCTTGCCCACGATCTTTGTCATTTATCAAATTGGCTTATTATGATTTACTTTCATTGTATATGCTGGCGGCAGATCTGTATTCTGGGCCTTGTTTGGTGCAATATATCTGTGCTATGGCATGCCAGAAGTGTATAGAGTTCTTTTTGAGGTGTTTGGAATGGATCTTGAGGCTGAAGATTGCCAGCCTAAACTGAGGAGACAGCTTGAGGATGTAGATCATGTATCTGTTGAATTCGAAAGTCAAAAGCTGAGTTGGCAAGATGTAGCTGCTTATAAGGCTAGCATTATTAGTTCCTTACCATCTCTATTCTTTTTCTTTGAATTAATCTACTGTTAAAAAACTATGACCTTttatttctgacattcttgtttAAAAAATGGGTTTCTATTATTCCATTTATTAAGAAGATGGATTGTCAACTCATTGGTGTATTAATGTTTGACAGCCCCCAGAAGACACCCTTTTTACTCACCCAAGGCTTTTCAGGGCGTGTGTTCCACCAGGAATGCATCGATTCCGAGGCAACATTTGGGATTATGATTGTAGACCTCAAGTCATGCGAAAACTAGGGTACCCGTTAGTGAGGACTGATAGGATTCGTGAGATAACGGATGCCAGGAATATTGAACTTGGACTTGGATTACAGGTAATCCTTTCAGCTTGATCTGGAACACACGTGTTGGTTGGTTCCGATACTTTACGAAGATGATGCTCTAGGCATAAACTGAAAATTTTATGGGGCTggcaaaaaaatacaaaatggaACTCTATGTACAACActctcaaaactttgaaaaatgtGAGTGACTTTTCAGTTGAGTATAAAGTCGAAAATGATAAATATCGCTGTTGCAGCTCCTGAGAACTCTATGTGTGTATCTATCAACCCTGAAATTCTTTTTGTCCTTGCATCTAaatgaataacataatatagcTATTATATATCTTTTCATGATATTAGGTAATAGTGTGTTACATTGTTGCCTTGTTATGCTCAAATTAAGGTCGAGCATCAATTTTTTCCAGGAATTTTACGGTTTCTGATAAATATTGCCTATATTGAAATACAGCTTTGTTTCCTTCACCCGTCCAAGTACAAGTTCGAACACCCACGCTTTTGCTTCGAACGACTGGAATACCTTGGTCAAAAAATCCAGGTATGTACTCTGTAAATTTATAGTGTTAATTTACTAGCTTTGTGTGTAACTTTGTAATACTCCTGTTCCATGTCGGTTTCTGGGAAGAGTTTGCTATGATTTATCTAGTTCTGCCAACTCAAATTAATCATTGAGTGAGAGAGGATGTGTACAAGTAGCTACTATAAAAAATCATCATGTACAATCTTGTTTGTGCTGGCCCGTGATCACAGGGCGTAAATATCTTGAACTTAAATCTTCTCCAAACTTTCACTGCATAATTGGCACAAACGCAACCCAATTTCCCAACTGTGTGCAGGACCTTGTGATGGCCGAAAGGCTGCTCATGAAGCATATAGATGCCCCAGGAAGATGGTTACAAGAAAAACATCGTCGCATTTTAATGAACAAATTTTGCGGAAGATACTTGAGGGAGAAATATCTCCACCCTTTCGTAATTTACAGTGAAGAAGTCCAAGACGCATACGAACACAACCGAAGGCTTAGAAATCCGGCTTCAACTTCAGTTCAACAAGCCCTTCATGGGCTCGCTTACGCTGTATATGGAAAGCCAGAAGTTAGACGTCTCATGTTCGAAGTTTTCGATTTTGAGCAGATTCAACCTAAGGCTGTATcatgaaaaacgaaaaaaaaagtTTGTGCTTTATCTTGAACGAATGGGCTCATCTTTATTCAATTAAATGGCTCCTGAAAGATTTATGttcattttctttgtttttggcTGAACAAATTGCACAGGAAAAAGGCATAAAACTGCTCACGCTCGATTAAATTCATATAAACTTTTTTATGGAGTTCATGTATCATGCGTAAGTAGTGTAACTCTCCCGCTACTGCGTGATTAACTACTAAAAGAAAATGGGCCCTATTCGGGGT
Proteins encoded:
- the LOC140960056 gene encoding ribonuclease III domain-containing protein RNC1, chloroplastic, which translates into the protein MELSSSFKLQSAPDLSFSSSLSSFPFQTLLKYPKIQSNFHILAVAVDPKELPQNSPKRLLKELAERKKIVSPKKRPPPRRFILKPPLDDARLAERFLNSPQLSLKAFPLLSSCMPSMRLNNADRTWMDEYLLEVKQALGYPLENSENYGDDNPAKQLDTLLYLAFQHPHCDRTNARHVRSGHSRLGFLGEHVLELALCEFFLQRYPRESPGPMRERVYALIGKRFLPKWIKAASLQNLIFPYDDMDRLIRKDREPPVKSVFWALFGAIYLCYGMPEVYRVLFEVFGMDLEAEDCQPKLRRQLEDVDHVSVEFESQKLSWQDVAAYKPPEDTLFTHPRLFRACVPPGMHRFRGNIWDYDCRPQVMRKLGYPLVRTDRIREITDARNIELGLGLQLCFLHPSKYKFEHPRFCFERLEYLGQKIQDLVMAERLLMKHIDAPGRWLQEKHRRILMNKFCGRYLREKYLHPFVIYSEEVQDAYEHNRRLRNPASTSVQQALHGLAYAVYGKPEVRRLMFEVFDFEQIQPKAVS